From Vanrija pseudolonga chromosome 1, complete sequence, a single genomic window includes:
- the RSM25 gene encoding 37S ribosomal protein S25, mitochondrial, with protein sequence MPRKLATQVPAVMSRLIQSTLVQSPPTWYAPVLANPPPVTPPRQVGARARPDAAKKYDDLPPQRVDERREGHTRTHHTKQYREPKLRAVPIVYEADRIRRQFFVDFPFEALRPVSLVEGPAIAAPNPVDGASWTKLSQRGAYPTVEDVIAFTSNLHRHQQLSLTDAYAQATSEFVALRATHEMATLAAAAEARHFGATFKRDEWDRVFDLEARALGDSAAYGPQRFTEYSTKYREPKTWYSYVRGWTIQNEFTGAKGYVQKWRLPAAAEVDAPVEGDLVSAIGSNTAATTEAAAPEPKREEEMDDLELMASILGTNPNGKA encoded by the exons atgCCCCGTAAACTCGCGACGCAGGTCCCCGCGGTCATGTCGCGGCTGATCCAGTCGACGCTGGTCCAGTCCCCGCCGACATGGTACGCGCCAGTGCTGGCCAACCCCCCGCCCGTgacgcctcctcggcaggtgggagcgcgcgcgcgccccgacgccgccaagaagTACGACGacctgccgccgcagcgcgtcgacgagcgccgcgagggccaCACACGCACCCACCACACAAAGCAGTACCGGGAAcccaagctgcgcgccgtgcccatCGTGTACGAGGCCGACCGGATCCGCCGCCAGTTCTTTGTCGACTTTCCGTTCGAGGCGCTCCGCCCCGTgtcgctcgtcgagggcccggccatcgcggcgcccaaccccgtcgacggcgcaTCGTGGACAAAGCTGTCCCAGCGCGGAGCGTACCCCACCGTCGAGGACGTGATCGCCTTCACGAGCAACCTCCACAGGCACCAGCAGCTGTCGCTGACCGACGCGTAcgcgcaggcgacgagcgagttTGTGGCCCTCCGCGCCACGCACGAGATGGCgacgctcgctgctgccgctgaggCGCGTCACTTTGGAGCCACGTTCAAGCGTGACGAATGG GACCGTGTGTTTGATCTCGAGGCGAGGGCGCTCGGTGACAGCGCCGCGTACGGACCGCAGCGCTTCACAGAGTACTCGACAAAATACCGCGAACCAAAGACGTGGTACAGCTACGTCAGGGGCTGGACGATCCAGAACGAGTTTACCGGCGCAAAGGGCTACGTCCAGAAGTGGcgcctgcccgccgccgccgaggtcgatgcccccgtcgagggcgacctcgTGTCTGCGATCGGCTCCAAcacagcagcgacgaccgAGGCTGCGGCACCAGAGcccaagcgcgaggaggagatggacgacctcgagctcatgGCTTCCATTCTCGGCACCAACCCCAACGGCAAGGCATAG
- the PSMD12 gene encoding 26S proteasome non-ATPase regulatory subunit 12, whose amino-acid sequence MSFQRKQEKDFTPEVKALVPEVEKIAAGGNLQEAIDKISALEKQTRNASDMPSTATLLQLLVRLCWQAGNLEQLNTQLTLMSKKHGQLKEAVVRMVDEAIPYLTELKKKKDAGAYKGKEDEWLKLLNTIRDITEGKIYLELQRARLTVLLAEYHEQLAATAPKEDPAGATAVAAASTSTSTAEASSSTAAKEAPKKEPVTASDHLEAAADLMSDIQIETYSSMGKREKTEFILEQMRLESLRGNWPRVRVGSRKINRVFLKEPESTDLKLRYYDLIVQLALQNDNYLEVCSAYQEVWDTEEVKKDEARELNVIENIIMYIVLAPYNNEQSDMIHKLYANNDLQKAPLHYALLKCFVTKELMRWPGIEELYGPTLRQSPVFSSTSTLGVKTGDNKDEDATGPGNARWEALHNRVVEHNIRVIAAYYSRITLARLTELLDLPALTTERTLCKLVTDKTVYARINRPAGIVSFQRPRKTNEVLNVWSADVGKMLSLVEKTSHLVSKEYAMHEASQAGRGKKAITA is encoded by the exons atgtcgttCCAACGAAAGCAGGAGAAGGACTTTACCCCCGAGGTTAAGGCGCTCGTCCCCGAGGTTGAGAAGATTGCTGCG GGCGGCAACCTCCAGGAGGCTATCGACAAGATCTCGGCGCTGGAGAAGCAGACTCGTAAT GCCTCGGACATGCCCTCGACCGCAAcgctgctgcagctcctTGTCCGGCTGTGCTGGCAGGCCGGcaacctcgagcagctcaacaCGCAGCTCACGCTCATGTCCAAGAAGCACggccagctcaaggaggcTGTCGTGCgcatggtcgacgaggcgatccCCTACCTCACCGAgctgaagaagaagaaggacgccggcgcgtacaagggcaaggaggacgagtggCTCAAGCTCCTCAACACGATCCGCGACATTACAGAGGGCAAGATCTACCTTGAGCTCCAGCGTGCGCGCCTCactgtcctcctcgccgagtaccacgagcagctggccgcTACCGCGCCAAAGGAGGACCCGGCTGGCGCcaccgctgtcgccgccgcgtcgacgtcgacctctaccgccgaggcgtcgagcagcaccgccgccaaggaggcgcCCAAGAAGGAGCCCGTCACCGCCAGCGACCAcctcgaggctgccgccgacctcaTGAGCGACATTCAGATCGAGACGTACAGCAGCATGGGCAAGCGCGAGAAGACCGAGTT CATTCTCGAGCAGATGCGCCTCGAGTCGCTCCGCGGCAACTGGCCTCGCGTCCGTGTCGGATCCCGCAAGATCAACCGCGTCTTCCTCAAGGAGCCCGAGAGCACTGACCTCAAGCTCCGCTACTACGACCTTATTGTCCAGCTTGCCCTCCAGAACGACAACTACCTCGAGGTCTGCAGCGCGTACCAGGAGGTGTGGGACACGGAGGAAgtcaagaaggacgaggcgcgcgagctcaaC GTCATCGAGAACATCATCATGTACATTGTCCTCGCGCCGTACAACAACGAGCAGTCGGACATGATCCACAAGCTCTACGCCAACAACGACTTGCAAAAGGCACCCCTGCACTACGCTCTCCTCAAGTGCTTTGTGACCAAGGAGTTGATGCGCTGGCCCGGAATCGAGGAGCTGTACGGCCCCACGCTCCGTCAGTCGCCCGTCTTCTCGTCAACCTCAACACTGGGCGTCAAGACTGGCGACaacaaggacgaggatgcGACTGGCCCAGGAAACGCGCGCTGGGAGGCGCTGCACAACCGTGTGGTCGAGCACAACATCCGCGTCATTGCCGCCTACTACTCGCGCatcacgctcgcgcgcctcacagagctcctcgacctccccgCCCTCACCACGGAACGGACGCTCTGCAAGCTCGTGACCGACAAGACGGTGTACGCACGTATCAACCGTCCAGCGGGCATTGTCTCGTTCCAGCGCCCACGCAAGACCAACGAGGTCTTGAATGTCTGgagcgccgacgtcggcaagATGCTCAGCCTGGTCGAGAAGACGAGCCACCTCGTCTCAAAGGAGTATGCGATGCACGAGGCGAGCCAGGCGGGCCGCGGAAAGAAGGCCATTACAGCGTAG
- the Ank2 gene encoding Ankyrin-2, protein MPPPALAAAAPLANSTSATALTPPPPPPPTKLEAIRSKMPSSASSRAERVEAKYDVVLDYPNLELHSAAASGNVGLVHYALTHGQPVNSLLHGCLPLHAACSGGSVSVVRMLIERGADVNAPRLPRRYSENKRSGAPAVGTAASQGSTPLHFAAANGHAPIVQILLACGAVPDKQDKNGLTPLDLADLSGYTEVVRTLAVWSRIAAPASSGEVVGESSTTRRARGHSLGSTQVPVSEEEFPSRRGKERAGSAVSHASERGIRLLRSSLESGLNAVRPMTSTASEGSESTAGPGDTNTPKGGLARSNSSTRNHTPPITLPTSLQITSTIDSDNPSSNLASPLQSHTNSPSSDDEELSRPGAVDGADAQNPSPGPRSSRRPSLPSIFERAAHPGVAFRSAMRKSPQDSSPSISESSPPPNAQLFRGRSRTQHDAGGNRPKVNRQAILQLFRRGQSPPSRSPSPPKRSDSNRLLPSPSDRDHDADISRHTSMDPELAEMVKDITRLGEQLNTAAVLSAPAAKTHFFEGDIENTSRFSVASDPPHREAAASGDRSWDRRTVRNGASSGVISPSPLANEWGLGEDGQDIVLRRTQVRRSLTDIRKPSHNAPRRMISTPAMPMTKPRSSTLPSQHRIFSSDSSVPASASTSPPGNGPLGYGLPEVDVVANAVSARAPEGQNNGGRNVDSTMPHLAPSEESHAEGDDQFHEEQTNVRRFRGESIGSNGTVSSRLILTPPGSTAPTFGHTTTLPRTEESERQSDMRSLGLIVDGAISSGARSRAQSASSGSTNYGHPKPLTPVTRSPGAGHTTSRDSSRPPRPASRQISTHAEAQDVLEQTERDILEIAQMPLTQDSSRTLADQLAAYGESHAIAQEFARAERRSTVSSGSERRSYASSTSNQRRSVNGSSSRVSSTILGDPNLPMAAVNDIYDRRNAAYRERLTALAAVPPIYHHHTRAHPTAGARSRSYSSSDNWVTAGPGATTARSLGHPRRLTDPYKTPDSNLSPPPTADSSDVDNHPHISGPMPMPASNQAPLGKKTGRSPATSRAPLPLHKSPPLSSSHAPAPETGLARGGSINRYKGLAQARAFATASSVPRSAAFSSAFADAQDSDESDAQRQAPYVVAPASFSGIDPYPEKKSGKWGQLRGAKDHIKGAFGSLRR, encoded by the exons ATGCCTCCGCCGGCattggcagcagcggcgccgttggcgaACAGCACGAGCGCAACAGCGCTGacccctccgcctccgcctccaccgACAAAGCTCGAGGCAATACGCAGCAagatgccgtcgtcggcctcgagccgcgccgagcgcgtcgaggcaaAGTACGACGTTGTGCTGGACT ATCCAAACCTCGAGCTGCATTCCGCTGCCGCTAGCGGCAACGTTGGTCTCGTGCACTACGCTCTGACGCATGGCCAGCCCGTCAACTCGCTCCTCCACGGATGTCTCCCGCTCCACGCCGCTTGCTCTGGAGGAAGTGTCAGTGTCGTGCGCATGCTCattgagcgcggcgcagacgTCAACGCTCCTAGGCTTCCTCGTCGCTACAGCGAGAACAAGCGTAGTGGCGCTCCGGCAGTGGGAACGGCAG CATCACAAGGGTCCACACCGCTACACTTTGCCGCAGCCAATGGCCACGCACCGATTGTGCAGATACTCCTCGCGTGCGGGGCGGTCCCCGACAAGCAAGACAAGAACGGTCTCACACCACTTGACCTGGCAGATCTCAGCGGATACACCGAGGTCGTGAGGACGCTGGCGGTGTGGAGCCGGATAGCCGCCCCAGCATCTTCCGGAGAGGTTGTTGGCgagagctcgacgacaagacgAGCCCGCGGACACTCGCTCGGCAGCACCCAAGTGCCAGTATCAGAAGAGGAGTTTCCATCGCGCAGGGGCAAGGAAAGAGCAGGCAGTGCCGTTAGCCACGCCTCGGAACGCGGCATCCGCCTTCTAAGGTCTAGCCTTGAGAGCGGCTTGAACGCCGTCCGGCCCATGACGTCCACAGCAAGCGAAGGGAGCGAGTCTACGGCTGGACCAGGTGATACCAACACTCCGAAGGGTGGACTCGCCCggagcaacagcagcacgcgCAACCATACACCTCCAATCACCCTTCCGACGTCACTTCAAATCACTAGCACTATTGACAGCGATAACCCGAGCTCCAACCTCGCCTCACCCCTGCAATCACACACAAACTCTCCTtccagcgacgacgaggagctcagCCGCCCAGGAGCTGTGGACGGAGCTGACGCTCAAAATCCGTCGCCTGGGCCGCGCTCATCACGCCGCCCGTCTCTGCCATCAATATTTGAGAGAGCGGCACACCCGGGGGTTGCGTTCCGCTCCGCGATGCGCAAATCTCCACAAGacagctcgccctcgatcAGCGAGTCGTCACCGCCACCCAATGCCCAGCTTTTCCGAGGCCGAAGCCGCACCCAGCACGACGCAGGTGGCAATCGGCCAAAGGTCAACAGACAAGCGATCCTTCAGCTCTTCCGCCGTGGCCAGTCGCCCCCGTCACGCAGTCCCAGCCCTCCCAAGCGATCTGATTCCAACCGTCTTCTTCCTTCACCTTCGGACCGCGATCATGACGCCGACATCAGCAGGCATACGAGCATGGACCCAGAGCTGGCCGAAATGGTCAAGGATATCACTCGTCTTGGGGAGCAACTGAACACGGCCGCCGTGTTGTCCGCGCCGGCAGCAAAGACGCACTTCTTTGAAGGCGATATTGAGAACACGTCGCGATTCAGCGTTGCTTCAGATCCGCCACACCGCGAAGCAGCAGCGAGTGGTGACAGGTCGTGGGACAGACGCACCGTCCGgaacggcgcgagcagcggcgtcaTCAGCCCCAGCCCTCTGGCAAACGAGTGGGGCCTGGGTGAAGACGGCCAAGACATTGTCTTGCGAAGGACTCAGGTTCGGCGATCTCTGACCGATATCCGGAAACCTTCCCACAATGCCCCACGACGCATGATTAGCACCCCTGCCATGCCAATGACCAAGCCCCGTTCGTCGACGCTCCCAAGCCAACACCGCATCTTTTCGTCGGACAGCTCTGTCCCCGCCAGCGCTTCGACCAGCCCGCCGGGCAACGGGCCACTCGGCTATGGTTTACCAgaagtcgacgtcgtggcaAATGCGGTCTCGGCACGTGCTCCAGAAGGTCAAAATAACGGCGGCAGGAATGTGGATTCCACCATGCCCCATCTTGCCCCCTCTGAGGAGTCGCACGCGGAAGGCGACGATCAGTTCCACGAAGAGCAAACAAATGTTCGTCGATTTCGTGGTGAAAGCATTGGCTCCAATGGgaccgtctcgtcgcgcCTCATCCTCACTCCGCCTGGTTCGACTGCCCCAACCTTCGGCCACACCACTACGCTCCCCCGAACGGAAGAATCTGAACGACAGAGTGATATGCGCTCCCTCGGTCTCATCGTCGACGGGGCGATCAGCAGTggagctcgctcgcgagcgcAGAGTGCATCTTCTGGATCGACCAACTACGGTCATCCGAAGCCACTCACCCCGGTTACCCGTAGCCCGGGTGCTGGGCACACTACGAGCCGTGATAGCTCTCGTCCTCCACGACCTGCAAGTCGCCAGATTTCAACCCATGCCGAGGCGCAGGATGTGCTTGAGCAGACCGAGCGAGACATCTTGGAGATTGCTCAGATGCCCCTCACTCAGGACAGCAGCAGAACTCTGGCGGACCAGCTGGCGGCCTATGGCGAGAGCCACGCCATTGCCCAGGAGTTTGCTCGTGCCGAGAGAAGGAGCACGGTCAGCAGTGGTTCTGAGCGGCGTAGCTACGcaagcagcaccagcaaTCAGCGCCGATCGGTGAACGGCAGTAGCTCGCGTGTTTCGTCCA CCATTCTTGGTGACCCCAACCTGCCAATGGCAGCCGTGAACGACATTTACGACCGCCGCAACGCTGCCTACCGGGAGCGGCTGACCGCGCTGGCGGCTGTACCGCCCATCTACCATCACCACACTCGTGCTCATCCAACGGCTGGGGCGCGGAGCCGCTCATACTCGAGCAGCGACAACTGGGTGACAGCGGGTCCCGGCGCAACGACGGCTAGGAGCCTAGGCCACCCCCGTCGTTTGACCGACCCTTACAAGACCCCCGATTCCAACCTCTCTCCACCACCGACTGCCGACTCGAGCGATGTCGACAACCACCCACATATCTCTGGGCCGATGCCTATGCCAGCGTCGAATCAGGCGCCGCTCGGCAAGAAGACTGGCCGATCGCCGGCAACGTCTCGTGCCCCCCTGCCGCTTCacaagtcgccgccgctctctAGTTCTCACGCGCCTGCGCCCGAAACAGgactcgcccgcggcggtTCTATTAACCGATACAAGGGCCTCGCGCAAGCGCGCGCCTTTGCTACTGCCTCGTCTGTCCCACGCTCTGCTGCCTTCTCAAGCGCCTTTGCCGACGCCCAGGACTCGGACGAATCCGACGCGCAACGGCAGGCCCcgtacgtcgtcgcgcccgccagCTTCAGCGGCATCGACCCCTACCCCGAGAAGAAGTCGGGCAAGTGGGGCCAGCTCCGCGGCGCAAAAGACCATATCAAAGGCGCATTTGGCTCCCTACGGCGCTAg
- the acoA gene encoding Aconitate hydratase, mitochondrial gives MISPRVPASLLRGARSMATVRSSIGETKVPMSRLENGKFINYQRIEDNLQIVRDRLNNKPLTLAEKIVYGHLDDAHNQEIERGVSYLKLRPDRVACQDATAQMAILQFMSAGLPKTAVPTSVHCDHLIQAQVGSKADLARAIDINREVYDFLATACAKYDIGFWKPGSGIIHQIILENYATPGLLMIGTDSHTPNAGGLGMVACGVGGADAVDVMAGLPWELKAPKVIGVHLDGKLSGWTTPKDVILKVAGILTVKGGTGAIIEYTGPGVDSLSATGMATICNMGAEIGATTSLFPFNDKMAGYLQATNRSDVAQYANAFKHNLTPDKGAEYDQIININLSELEPHINGPFTPDLATPISKFAQAVKENDWPAELKVGLIGSCTNSSYEDMSRSAAIATEAENHGLKAKSLFTITPGSEQVRATITRDGFTETFEKAGGVVLANACGPCIGQWDRQDVPKGVKNSIITSYNRNFTGRNDANPATHAFVASPDLVTAMVFAGDLTFNPLTDTLTGADGKPFKFAEPSGFELPAKGYDAGENTFQAPPEDGSNVQVAVDPKSDRLQILEPFKPWNGKDIIDAPVLIKAFGKCTTDHISAGGPWLKYRGHLQNISQNCLIGAINADSGEANSVLNQVTGEFGGVPQVGAYYRDHGIPWVVVGDENYGEGSSREHAALEPRYLGGAAVIVRSFARIHETNLKKQGMLPLWFKDPKDYDLIKGSDKLSITGLDKFAPGKDLLIKGKRSDGSTYEFTVSHTFNEGQIEWFKAGSALNLMKLNAKK, from the exons ATGATCTCGCCTCGCGTCCCCGCGTCCCTCcttcgcggcgctcgctccATGGCGACCGTCCGCTCGTCGATCGGCGAGACCAAGGTCCCCATGAGCCGCCTCGAGAACGGCAAGTTTATCAACTACCAGCGCATCGAGGACAACCTCCAGATTGTCCGTGACCG CCTCAACAACAAGCCTCTCACCCTTGCCGAGAAGATTGTTTAcggccacctcgacgacgcccacAACCAGGAGATTGAGCGTGGTGTCTCGTACCTCAAGCTCCGCCCTGAC CGTGTTGCTTGCCAGGATGCCACCGCCCAGATGGCCATCCTCCAGTTCATGTCGGCTGGTCTCCCCAAGACTGCCGTCCCCACCTCGGTCCACTGTGACCACCTTATCCAGGCCCAGGTCGGCTCCAAGGCTGACCTTGCCCGCGCCATTGACATCAACCGCGAGGTCTACGACTTCCTTGCCACTGCCTGTGCCAAGTACGACATTGGCTTCTGGAAGCCCGGATCTGGTATCATCCACCAGATCATCCTTGAGAACTACGCCACCCCCGGTCTCCTCATGATCGGTACCGACTCGCACACCCCCAACGCTGGTGGTCTCGGTATGGTTGCCTGCGGTGTCGgtggtgccgacgccgtcgacgtcatGGCCGGTCTCCCCTGGGAGCTCAAGGCCCCCAAGGTCATTGGTGTCCACCTTGACGGCAAGCTCTCGGGCTGGACCACCCCCAAGGATGTCATCCTCAAGGTCGCCGGTATCCTCACCGTCAAGGGTGGTACCGGTGCCATCATCGAGTACACCGGCCCCGGTGTCGACTCGCTCTCGGCCACTGGCATGGCCACCATCTGCAACATGGGTGCTGAGATTGGtgccaccacctcgctctTCCCCTTCAACGACAAGATGGCCGGCTACCTTCAGGCCACCAACCGCTCGGACGTTGCCCAGTACGCCAACGCCTTCAAGCACAACCTCACCCCCGACAAGGGCGCTGAGTACGACCAGATCATCAACATCAACCTCTCCGAGCTTGAGCCCCACATCAACGGCCCCTTCACCCCTGACCTTGCCACCCCCATCTCCAAGTTCGCCCAGGCCGTCAAGGAGAACGACTGGCCCGCTGAGCTCAAGGTCGGTCTTATCGGCTCGTGCACCAACTCGTCGTACGAGGACATGTCCCGTTCGGCCGCCATTGCCACCGAGGCTGAGAACCAcggcctcaaggccaagtcgCTCTTCACCATCACCCCCGGTTCGGAGCAGGTTCGCGCCACCATCACCCGTGACGGCTTCACCGAGACCTTTGAGAAGGCCGGCGGTGTCGTTCTTGCCAACGCCTGTGGCCCCTGCATTGGCCAGTGGGACCGTCAGGACGTCCCCAAGGGCGTGAAGAACTCGATCATCACCTCGTACAACCGTAACTTCACCGGCCGTAACGACGCCAACCCCGCCACCCACGCCTTTGTTGCCTCGCCCGACCTTGTCACCGCCATGGTCTTTGCCGGTGACCTCACCTTCAACCCCCTCACCGACACCCTCAccggtgccgacggcaagcccTTCAAGTTTGCCGAGCCTTCCGGCTTTGAGCTCCCCGCCAAGGGCTACGACGCTGGCGAGAACACCTTCCAGGCTCCTCCCGAGGACGGCTCCAACGTTCAGGTCGCCGTTGACCCCAAGTCGGACCGTCTCCAGATCCTTGAGCCCTTCAAGCCCTGGAACGGCAAGGACATTATCGACGCCCCCGTCCTCATCAAGGCCTTTGGCAAGTGCACCACCGACCACATCTCGGCTGGTGGCCCTTGGCTCAAGTACCGTGGACACCTCCAGAACAT CTCTCAGAATTGTCTTATCGG CGCGATCAATGCCGATTCGGGCGAAGCCAACAGCGTCTTGAACCAG GTCACCGGCGAGTTTGGAGG CGTCCCGCAGGTCGGTGCTTATTACCGTGATCACGGTATCCCCTGGGTCGTTGTCGGTGACG AGAACTACGGTGAGGGCTCGTCTCGTGAGCACGCCGCTCTCGAGCCCCGTTACCTCGGTGGTGCCGCCGTCATTGTCCGCTCGTTCGCCCGTATCCACGAGACCAACCTCAAGAAGCAGGGTATGCTCCCCCTCTGGTTCAAGGACCCCAAGGACTACGACCTCATCAAGGGCTCGGACAAGCTCTCCATCACTGGCCTTGACAAGTTTGCCCCCGGCAAGGACCTCCTTATCAAGGGCAAGCGCAGCGATGGCTCGACCTACGAGTTCACCGTGAG CCACACCTTCAACGAGGGCCAGATCGAGTGGTTCAAGGCCGGTTCTGCTCTTAACCTCATGAAGTTGAACGCCAAGAAGTAA
- the acoA gene encoding putative aconitate hydratase, mitochondrial, with translation MLLRPSISSTKHVLTSGALRIVLSGELLTAINADSGEANSVLNQVTGEFGGVPQVGAYYRDHGIPWVVVGDENYGEGSSREHAALEPRYLGGAAVIVRSFARIHETNLKKQGMLPLWFKDPKDYDLIKGSDKLSITGLDKFAPGKDLLIKGKRSDGSTYEFTVSHTFNEGQIEWFKAGSALNLMKLNAKK, from the exons ATGCTTCTTCGTCCATCTATCTCTTCTACAAAGCATGTGCTGACTTCTGGAGCTCTCAGAATTGTCTTATCGGGTGAGCTGCTTAC CGCGATCAATGCCGATTCGGGCGAAGCCAACAGCGTCTTGAACCAG GTCACCGGCGAGTTTGGAGG CGTCCCGCAGGTCGGTGCTTATTACCGTGATCACGGTATCCCCTGGGTCGTTGTCGGTGACG AGAACTACGGTGAGGGCTCGTCTCGTGAGCACGCCGCTCTCGAGCCCCGTTACCTCGGTGGTGCCGCCGTCATTGTCCGCTCGTTCGCCCGTATCCACGAGACCAACCTCAAGAAGCAGGGTATGCTCCCCCTCTGGTTCAAGGACCCCAAGGACTACGACCTCATCAAGGGCTCGGACAAGCTCTCCATCACTGGCCTTGACAAGTTTGCCCCCGGCAAGGACCTCCTTATCAAGGGCAAGCGCAGCGATGGCTCGACCTACGAGTTCACCGTGAG CCACACCTTCAACGAGGGCCAGATCGAGTGGTTCAAGGCCGGTTCTGCTCTTAACCTCATGAAGTTGAACGCCAAGAAGTAA
- the acoA gene encoding Aconitate hydratase, mitochondrial yields MISPRVPASLLRGARSMATVRSSIGETKVPMSRLENGKFINYQRIEDNLQIVRDRLNNKPLTLAEKIVYGHLDDAHNQEIERGVSYLKLRPDRVACQDATAQMAILQFMSAGLPKTAVPTSVHCDHLIQAQVGSKADLARAIDINREVYDFLATACAKYDIGFWKPGSGIIHQIILENYATPGLLMIGTDSHTPNAGGLGMVACGVGGADAVDVMAGLPWELKAPKVIGVHLDGKLSGWTTPKDVILKVAGILTVKGGTGAIIEYTGPGVDSLSATGMATICNMGAEIGATTSLFPFNDKMAGYLQATNRSDVAQYANAFKHNLTPDKGAEYDQIININLSELEPHINGPFTPDLATPISKFAQAVKENDWPAELKVGLIGSCTNSSYEDMSRSAAIATEAENHGLKAKSLFTITPGSEQVRATITRDGFTETFEKAGGVVLANACGPCIGQWDRQDVPKGVKNSIITSYNRNFTGRNDANPATHAFVASPDLVTAMVFAGDLTFNPLTDTLTGADGKPFKFAEPSGFELPAKGYDAGENTFQAPPEDGSNVQVAVDPKSDRLQILEPFKPWNGKDIIDAPVLIKAFGKCTTDHISAGGPWLKYRGHLQNM; encoded by the exons ATGATCTCGCCTCGCGTCCCCGCGTCCCTCcttcgcggcgctcgctccATGGCGACCGTCCGCTCGTCGATCGGCGAGACCAAGGTCCCCATGAGCCGCCTCGAGAACGGCAAGTTTATCAACTACCAGCGCATCGAGGACAACCTCCAGATTGTCCGTGACCG CCTCAACAACAAGCCTCTCACCCTTGCCGAGAAGATTGTTTAcggccacctcgacgacgcccacAACCAGGAGATTGAGCGTGGTGTCTCGTACCTCAAGCTCCGCCCTGAC CGTGTTGCTTGCCAGGATGCCACCGCCCAGATGGCCATCCTCCAGTTCATGTCGGCTGGTCTCCCCAAGACTGCCGTCCCCACCTCGGTCCACTGTGACCACCTTATCCAGGCCCAGGTCGGCTCCAAGGCTGACCTTGCCCGCGCCATTGACATCAACCGCGAGGTCTACGACTTCCTTGCCACTGCCTGTGCCAAGTACGACATTGGCTTCTGGAAGCCCGGATCTGGTATCATCCACCAGATCATCCTTGAGAACTACGCCACCCCCGGTCTCCTCATGATCGGTACCGACTCGCACACCCCCAACGCTGGTGGTCTCGGTATGGTTGCCTGCGGTGTCGgtggtgccgacgccgtcgacgtcatGGCCGGTCTCCCCTGGGAGCTCAAGGCCCCCAAGGTCATTGGTGTCCACCTTGACGGCAAGCTCTCGGGCTGGACCACCCCCAAGGATGTCATCCTCAAGGTCGCCGGTATCCTCACCGTCAAGGGTGGTACCGGTGCCATCATCGAGTACACCGGCCCCGGTGTCGACTCGCTCTCGGCCACTGGCATGGCCACCATCTGCAACATGGGTGCTGAGATTGGtgccaccacctcgctctTCCCCTTCAACGACAAGATGGCCGGCTACCTTCAGGCCACCAACCGCTCGGACGTTGCCCAGTACGCCAACGCCTTCAAGCACAACCTCACCCCCGACAAGGGCGCTGAGTACGACCAGATCATCAACATCAACCTCTCCGAGCTTGAGCCCCACATCAACGGCCCCTTCACCCCTGACCTTGCCACCCCCATCTCCAAGTTCGCCCAGGCCGTCAAGGAGAACGACTGGCCCGCTGAGCTCAAGGTCGGTCTTATCGGCTCGTGCACCAACTCGTCGTACGAGGACATGTCCCGTTCGGCCGCCATTGCCACCGAGGCTGAGAACCAcggcctcaaggccaagtcgCTCTTCACCATCACCCCCGGTTCGGAGCAGGTTCGCGCCACCATCACCCGTGACGGCTTCACCGAGACCTTTGAGAAGGCCGGCGGTGTCGTTCTTGCCAACGCCTGTGGCCCCTGCATTGGCCAGTGGGACCGTCAGGACGTCCCCAAGGGCGTGAAGAACTCGATCATCACCTCGTACAACCGTAACTTCACCGGCCGTAACGACGCCAACCCCGCCACCCACGCCTTTGTTGCCTCGCCCGACCTTGTCACCGCCATGGTCTTTGCCGGTGACCTCACCTTCAACCCCCTCACCGACACCCTCAccggtgccgacggcaagcccTTCAAGTTTGCCGAGCCTTCCGGCTTTGAGCTCCCCGCCAAGGGCTACGACGCTGGCGAGAACACCTTCCAGGCTCCTCCCGAGGACGGCTCCAACGTTCAGGTCGCCGTTGACCCCAAGTCGGACCGTCTCCAGATCCTTGAGCCCTTCAAGCCCTGGAACGGCAAGGACATTATCGACGCCCCCGTCCTCATCAAGGCCTTTGGCAAGTGCACCACCGACCACATCTCGGCTGGTGGCCCTTGGCTCAAGTACCGTGGACACCTCCAGAACATGTGA